Genomic segment of Candidatus Thermoplasmatota archaeon:
GGTAGTAGAATTGGCAAACGAGCTTATAATATTTGTGGTATTTTTGATATGAGCGATAATAAGATGTATTAGTAAACTAATATTGTCTTATAGAAGTGCTATGTATGATAAGATAATAATACCCACAGACGGCTCAGAGCAAGCCAAAGAGGCGGTAAAGCAGGCATTGGAAATAGCAAAAGCACTTAAAGCAAAAGTTTTAGCTTTATATGTAATAGACACAACAGCATTTTCAGCGATACCAAAAGATGCTCTAACCACAGATATTCACTCAATATTGCTCAGAAACGCTCAAGAAGCTGTAAATTATATTGTAAGAGAATGTAAGAAGCTAGGTATTTTTGTGGAGTCCAAAATTGCAGAAGGAGTACCTTCTGAGGAGATAATAAAAAGTGCATCGCCAAACGATTTAATAGTCATTGGCACTAAAGGAAGGAGCGGAGTTGTACGCTTACTATTAGGAAGCGTTGCAGAGAATGTAGTTCGTCATGCTAAATGCCATGTATTAGTTGTGAGAAAATGAAAGTTGAAGATATAATGACAAAAGAGGCTTTGGTAGCTGAGGTCCCTGGTAGCAGATATGATGTTTTAAGGCTATTTGCTAAATTTAATATTTCAGGCGTGCCTGTTGTCAACAAGACTAAAGAGCTTGTAGGTATTGTTACAAGAAAAGATATTTTTAGAAACAAAGAAGAAGATCAGCTCGCATTGATAATGACTAAAAATCCTATCTCAGTAACCCCTGAAGATAATATCAAAAAGGCATCCAAAATATTATATGATAAAAAAATTCATCGCTTACCTGTAGTAACAAACAAAAAAGTTGTTGGTATACTAACTGTGAAAGATTTACTTAAAATCCTTGCAAGGAGCAAGAAGGATTCTCACGTACCTGTAAAGAGTTGCGTGCCTATCTATATCTCTACACCGCTACCGCTAGCCATGGAAATAATAAATATTACTGGCGAATATGCTCTGCCAGTTGTAGATAAAGATTGTAAACTTGTAGGTATAGTCACAGACAGAGATCTCTCAAAGGCTGCTAAAGTAGACGTTAGATCAGCAATTGCAACATTAGGCATGGGTATCGATGATGATCCTTGGACCTGGGAAGGCTTGAGAAATATAATGAAATTTTATTACGACATATCAAAGGTGCATCTGCCTAGCGTTTCTGTAGCCAAAGTTATGGCTACGGAGGTAGTCACAGCAACAACACTTACGAGAGTAAGCGAAGCAGCCAGGAATATGGTAGAGCATGACCTTAATCAGCTCCCAGTAATAACCAGAGGAAGAAAGCTTTTAGGAATGGTCTACGATCTAGATTTGCTGAAATATCTGAAGTGATCAAATGGAAGCATCTAAGATATGGAGTATTGCAAAGAAACGCGGCTTTGTGTGGGGTTCCAGCGAAATTTATGGCGGCATTGCCGGCTTCTATGATTATGCACATTTAGGTGCAGCAGTTAAAAGAAAATGGGAAGATCTATGGCTGAAATATTTTCTTAAGTTGGGTGATTATTATTTTATAGACTCTGCAAACGTTCTACCTGCAAAATGCCTTAAAGCAAGTGGTCATGAAGAGCATTTCGCAGATATTTTAGTAGAGTGCAATAGATGCAATAATATTTTCAAAGCTGATTTGCTGATAGAAGAACAGACTGGTAAAAGTGCAGAAGCTCTGACAGTTAGCGAAATTAATGAGCAAACGAAAGCTCTACAAATAAAATGCCCTGAGTGTAAAACTCCTAGTTTAGGTCAGGCAACGCTTTTCAACATGATGTTCCCTGTAAGCATAGGTACGAAGCAAGTTGAAGAAGCTTATTTAAGGCCTGAGACTGCGCAAGGAGTTTATCTTAATTTTAAAAGGGAGTTTGAAGCGCTGAGAAAGAAGCTGCCTTTAGGACTGGCGATTATAGGAAGGGCTTATCGTAATGAAATTTCACCACGGCAAGGCATGTATAGACTGAGAGAGCTCACTCAAGCAGAGCTCCAGATTTTTTTCGATCCTAATAAATTCGATTCTCAAATAGATTTTAAAGAATTGGAAGATTATAAAATTAGATTACAGCTTGTCGAAGACAGAGAAAAAAATAAAACTTCAATAGTAGATTGTAAAGAGCTCATCCAGCGCTTGCCCAGATATTATGTTTATCATCTTGCAAAATGTCAGCAGTTTTATTTAGATGCACTTAAAGTGCCAATACAGAAATTTAGATTCTATGAAAAATCAGAAAAAGAAAGAGCTTTCTATACAAAAATCCATTTCGATATAGAACTGAATTTAGAGACTCTAGGTGGATTTAGAGAAGTAGCTGGAGTTCACTATAGGAGTGACTACGATTTAAAAAGACATCAAGAATACAGTGGCGAAAGTCTTGAGGTAAATATTGGAAGTAGGAAGTTTATACCTCACGTGCTAGAGCTTAGTTTTGGCGTAGATCGCAATATTTGGGCTTTGTTTGATTTGTTCTTTGCTGAAGAAAAAGGAAGGACAATATTAAAATTGCCTGCTAAGCTTGCACCACACCAACTTGGTGTTTTCCCGCTTGTGAACAAAGACAATTTGCCTGATAAAGCAACTGAAATTTACAAAGCGCTTAAAAAGAAGTTTGATGTTTTCTACGACGATTCCGGCTCAATAGGTAGAAGATATGCAAGAATGGACGAAATAGGCACACCTTTTGGAATTACAATAGATTATCAAACTTTTGAAGATGGTACTGTGACAATAAGGGAAAGGGATTCTACCAAGCAGGTAAGAGTGAAAGTCGATGAGTTAGCGCAAGTGATTAGAGGGCTTGTTGATGAAGAGCTTAAGTTTGAAGACATTGTTCGGACACAGTAGTAGGTATAACAAAAGATAACAGTAGCATAGCAATATGATGGAGCTAGGATGAATATCTTTCAAGACTAACTCCTGCAGCTCCGGGTAGAAACATTGTAGTTACCGCTCTCAAAAGTCTCTAGCGCTCAATCAAATCCAATCCAAGCCTCTTACCATAGTCATAAGCTTCTCCAAATTCTCTCAAAGTTAATCTTCTGTTTATATCCTCATACTCATGCGCTCTATACTCAGGCCTGTATTGCGCCATAACATTAACTCTAACATTTTCTAAGCTCAAATTATTTGCAACCCAGTCGAGGATAGGCTTGNNNNNNNNNNNNNNNNNNNNNNNNNNNNNNNNNNNNNNNNNNNNNNNNNNNNNNNNNNNNNNNNNNNNNNNNNNNNNNNNNNNNNNNNNNNNNNNNNNNNAACTCTAACATTTTCTAAGCTCAAATTATTTGCAACCCAGTCGAGGATAGGCTTGGTACAACATTCTATGTGATTTGGAAGTACAAGATGCCTTATTATAAGCTCACATTGCTTGTTTGCAATTTTATGATTTCTAGAAACTATTTCGAAATAATTATCAACTTTGGATAATCTTTTAGCGCATTTATCATTGCCGTATTTAAAATCGGTAAGATAAATATCGACAATACCGTCAAGGATTTTCATAGATTCTTCAGTCATATACATATTAGAATTCCAAACCACAGGAATATTAGCATTGCAATAGCCAAGAGCTTCAAGAATGTATTCTAAGTTGGGCGTTGGTTCGCCGCCAACAAGATTAAGATTCCGTGCCTCTCGCAGTCTATATCTTCGCTCAATCAGCTGCGCTAGTCTTTCACATGCAATACTAACGCCTGCGTCTGGGTATTGCGATATATCCCAGTTCTGGCAGTATACGCAGTGAAAAGTGCATGAGGCAAAGAATATAGTATAAGATGGTATAAGCTCAGGCTCCTCGCCCCAGTGAATGAACTCGGTTGCTATTCTAGGAGTACCAACTTTGCAATGACCTAACTCGCCTTTAGCGCGATTAACTAAGCAACGGCGTTCGCAGAACCTGCACTCCTCAAGCATTCTTTTTGCAAGCTCTAACTTAATTTCAAATAAAGTTCTAGAGCCTTTAGATTTTTTTGTATGCATGGCTTTGTCATGCTCTTTCCAAAGCTCTTCTTCTAATGCGTTATTAGTGAATTCTACTCCAACTTTTTTCGTACCTAAATATCTAGCTTCTTTTTTATTTTCCAAAATTCCGAAATAATAAGGCAATTTCTCTCTTGCAGCCATTTTTTATTACAAATAACTA
This window contains:
- a CDS encoding universal stress protein; the encoded protein is MYDKIIIPTDGSEQAKEAVKQALEIAKALKAKVLALYVIDTTAFSAIPKDALTTDIHSILLRNAQEAVNYIVRECKKLGIFVESKIAEGVPSEEIIKSASPNDLIVIGTKGRSGVVRLLLGSVAENVVRHAKCHVLVVRK
- a CDS encoding CBS domain-containing protein, which codes for MKVEDIMTKEALVAEVPGSRYDVLRLFAKFNISGVPVVNKTKELVGIVTRKDIFRNKEEDQLALIMTKNPISVTPEDNIKKASKILYDKKIHRLPVVTNKKVVGILTVKDLLKILARSKKDSHVPVKSCVPIYISTPLPLAMEIINITGEYALPVVDKDCKLVGIVTDRDLSKAAKVDVRSAIATLGMGIDDDPWTWEGLRNIMKFYYDISKVHLPSVSVAKVMATEVVTATTLTRVSEAARNMVEHDLNQLPVITRGRKLLGMVYDLDLLKYLK
- the glyS gene encoding glycine--tRNA ligase; this translates as MEASKIWSIAKKRGFVWGSSEIYGGIAGFYDYAHLGAAVKRKWEDLWLKYFLKLGDYYFIDSANVLPAKCLKASGHEEHFADILVECNRCNNIFKADLLIEEQTGKSAEALTVSEINEQTKALQIKCPECKTPSLGQATLFNMMFPVSIGTKQVEEAYLRPETAQGVYLNFKREFEALRKKLPLGLAIIGRAYRNEISPRQGMYRLRELTQAELQIFFDPNKFDSQIDFKELEDYKIRLQLVEDREKNKTSIVDCKELIQRLPRYYVYHLAKCQQFYLDALKVPIQKFRFYEKSEKERAFYTKIHFDIELNLETLGGFREVAGVHYRSDYDLKRHQEYSGESLEVNIGSRKFIPHVLELSFGVDRNIWALFDLFFAEEKGRTILKLPAKLAPHQLGVFPLVNKDNLPDKATEIYKALKKKFDVFYDDSGSIGRRYARMDEIGTPFGITIDYQTFEDGTVTIRERDSTKQVRVKVDELAQVIRGLVDEELKFEDIVRTQ
- a CDS encoding radical SAM protein, translated to MAAREKLPYYFGILENKKEARYLGTKKVGVEFTNNALEEELWKEHDKAMHTKKSKGSRTLFEIKLELAKRMLEECRFCERRCLVNRAKGELGHCKVGTPRIATEFIHWGEEPELIPSYTIFFASCTFHCVYCQNWDISQYPDAGVSIACERLAQLIERRYRLREARNLNLVGGEPTPNLEYILEALGYCNANIPVVWNSNMYMTEESMKILDGIVDIYLTDFKYGNDKCAKRLSKVDNYFEIVSRNHKIANKQCELIIRHLVLPNHIECCTKPILDWVANNLSLENVRV